The proteins below come from a single Salvelinus fontinalis isolate EN_2023a chromosome 1, ASM2944872v1, whole genome shotgun sequence genomic window:
- the LOC129820412 gene encoding serine/threonine-protein kinase tousled-like 2 isoform X2, whose translation MMEELHSLDPRRQELLEARFTGVGVAKGSGINESSNQSLCSVGSLSDKELETPEKKPSDQRTRKRKGEQYDKGGARSHKISDYFEVQQGSPSSTGSAAPVEPSSSSLKSVLLHSSSSCHKSTQSDLTLEKLTALENNKNSDLEKKEGRIDDLLRTNCDLRRQIDEQQRALERYKERLNKCVTMSKKLLIEKSKQEKRTCRDKSMQDRLRLGHFTTVRHGASFTEQWTDGYAFQNLIKQQERINSQREDIERQRKLLGKRKPSTTTTTTAQSLTLLTTPNTMEPPTAPNSSGTNKRKSKTNGQDNEALSLAEYHEQEEIFKLRLGHLKKEEAEIQAELERLERVRNLHIRELKRIHNEDNSTFKDHPTLNDRYLLLYLLGRGGFSEVYKAFDLTEQRYVAVKIHQLNKNWRDEKKENYHKHACREYRIHKELDHPRIVKLYDYFSLDTDSFCTVLEFCEGNDLDFYLKQHKLMSEKEGRSIIMQIVNALKYLNEIRPPIIHYDLKPGNILLVNGTACGEIKITDFGLSKIMDDDSYNSVDGMELTSQGAGTYWYLPPECFVVGKEPPKISNKVDVWSVGVIFYQSLYGRKPFGHNQSQQDILQENTILKAKEVQFPPKPVVTTEAKAFIRRCLAYRKEERIDVLQLAQDPFLMPPFRKALATGAGPLASGSTPSTSSAYNSSASN comes from the exons ATGATGGAAGAACTGCACAGCCTGGACCCTCGGCGGCAGGAGCTGCTTGAGGCTCGCTTCACAGGAGTCGGAGTGGCCAAG GGTTCGGGAATAAACGAGTCGTCCAACCAGAGCCTGTGCAGCGTGGGCTCTCTGAGCGACAAGGAGCTGGAG ACACCAGAGAAGAAGCCCAGTGACCAGAGAAccaggaagaggaaaggagagcagTACGATAAGGGAGGCGCCAGAAGTCACAAAATTAGCGACTATTTTGAG GTGCAGCAAGGCAGTCCGTCGTCCACAGGCTCAGCAGCTCCCGTCGAGCCCTCCTCCAGCTCTCTGAAGTCTGTtctgctccactcctcctcaTCCTGTCACAAATCTACTCAG TCTGACTTGACGCTTGAGAAGCTGACAGCATTAGAGAACAACAAGAACTCTGACCTAGAGAAGAAGGAGGGACGAATCGACGACTTATTGAGG acTAACTGTGACCTGCGGCGCCAGATAGACGAGCAACAGAGGGCGCTGGAGCGGTACAAGGAGCGCCTCAACAAGTGTGTGACCATGAGCAAAAAGCTGCTTATCGAGAAG tcgaAGCAGGAGAAGAGGACGTGCCGGGACAAAAGCATGCAGGACCGCCTGCGACTGGGCCACTTCACCACCGTGAGACACGGAGCCTCCTTCACCGAGCAATGGACCGACGGATACGCCTTCCAGAACCTCATCAA gcAGCAGGAGAGGATAAACTCTCAgagggaggacatagagagacagaggaagctgCTGGGTAAGAGGAAGCcctctacaaccaccaccaccacagcccaGAGCCTCACCCTcctcactacacccaacaccaTGGAGCCTCCAACTGCCCCCAACAGCTCCGGCACCAACAAACGCAAGAGCAAGACCAACGGACAAGACAACGAAGC GTTGTCGCTTGCAGAATATCACGAGCAGGAGGAGATTTTCAAACTCCGGCTTGGGCATCTAAAGAAG GAGGAGGCAGAGATCCAGGCAGAGCTGGAGAGGTTGGAGCGCGTCAGGAACCTCCACATCCGGGAGTTGAAGAGGATCCACAACGAGGACAACTCCAC ATTTAAAGACCACCCCACGTTGAACGACCGATACCTGCTATTATATCTCCTGGGACGAGGTGGCTTCAGTGAAGTTTACAAG GCCTTTGACCTAACGGAGCAAAGATACGTGGCGGTTAAGATCCACCAGCTCAACAAGAACTGGAGGGATGAGAAGAAGGAGAACTACCACAA GCATGCCTGCAGAGAGTACAGGATCCACAAGGAACTGGACCATCCCCGAATAGTCAAACTGTATGACTACTTCTCACTGGACACAGACTC GTTCTGCACAGTGCTGGAGTTCTGCGAGGGCAACGACCTGGACTTCTACCTGAAGCAGCACAAGCTGATGTCTGAGAAGGAGGGCCGCTCCATCATCATGCAGATCGTCAATGCCCTCAAGTACCTCAACGAGATCCGTCCGCCCATCATCCACTATGACCTCAAGCCAG gcAACATCCTCTTGGTGAACGGCACGGCGTGCGGCGAGATCAAGATCACCGACTTCGGCCTGTCCAAGATCATGGATGACGACAGCTACAACTCTGTGGATGGGATGGAGCTGACCTCCCAGGGAGCAGGGACTTACTG GTACCTGCCCCCAGAGTGTTTTGTGGTCGGCAAGGAACCCCCCAAGATCTCCAACAAGGTGGACGTGTGGTCGGTGGGGGTCATCTTCTACCAGAGCCTCTACGGACgcaag CCATTTGGACACAACCAGTCCCAGCAGGACATCTTGCAGGAGAACACCATACTGAAAGCCAAAGAGGTGCAGTTTCCTCCCAAACCTGTGGTCACCACAGAAGCCAAG
- the LOC129820412 gene encoding serine/threonine-protein kinase tousled-like 2 isoform X1: MMEELHSLDPRRQELLEARFTGVGVAKGSGINESSNQSLCSVGSLSDKELETPEKKPSDQRTRKRKGEQYDKGGARSHKISDYFEFAGGSCPATSLARGIPPLVRSSCQHSHSNPPVAVQQGSPSSTGSAAPVEPSSSSLKSVLLHSSSSCHKSTQSDLTLEKLTALENNKNSDLEKKEGRIDDLLRTNCDLRRQIDEQQRALERYKERLNKCVTMSKKLLIEKSKQEKRTCRDKSMQDRLRLGHFTTVRHGASFTEQWTDGYAFQNLIKQQERINSQREDIERQRKLLGKRKPSTTTTTTAQSLTLLTTPNTMEPPTAPNSSGTNKRKSKTNGQDNEALSLAEYHEQEEIFKLRLGHLKKEEAEIQAELERLERVRNLHIRELKRIHNEDNSTFKDHPTLNDRYLLLYLLGRGGFSEVYKAFDLTEQRYVAVKIHQLNKNWRDEKKENYHKHACREYRIHKELDHPRIVKLYDYFSLDTDSFCTVLEFCEGNDLDFYLKQHKLMSEKEGRSIIMQIVNALKYLNEIRPPIIHYDLKPGNILLVNGTACGEIKITDFGLSKIMDDDSYNSVDGMELTSQGAGTYWYLPPECFVVGKEPPKISNKVDVWSVGVIFYQSLYGRKPFGHNQSQQDILQENTILKAKEVQFPPKPVVTTEAKAFIRRCLAYRKEERIDVLQLAQDPFLMPPFRKALATGAGPLASGSTPSTSSAYNSSASN; encoded by the exons ATGATGGAAGAACTGCACAGCCTGGACCCTCGGCGGCAGGAGCTGCTTGAGGCTCGCTTCACAGGAGTCGGAGTGGCCAAG GGTTCGGGAATAAACGAGTCGTCCAACCAGAGCCTGTGCAGCGTGGGCTCTCTGAGCGACAAGGAGCTGGAG ACACCAGAGAAGAAGCCCAGTGACCAGAGAAccaggaagaggaaaggagagcagTACGATAAGGGAGGCGCCAGAAGTCACAAAATTAGCGACTATTTTGAG TTTGCTGGTGGTAGTTGCCCTGCCACCAGTCTGGCGCGGGGCATCCCTCCCCTGGTGCGCTCCTCCTGTCAACACTCACACTCTAACCCCCCAGTGGCG GTGCAGCAAGGCAGTCCGTCGTCCACAGGCTCAGCAGCTCCCGTCGAGCCCTCCTCCAGCTCTCTGAAGTCTGTtctgctccactcctcctcaTCCTGTCACAAATCTACTCAG TCTGACTTGACGCTTGAGAAGCTGACAGCATTAGAGAACAACAAGAACTCTGACCTAGAGAAGAAGGAGGGACGAATCGACGACTTATTGAGG acTAACTGTGACCTGCGGCGCCAGATAGACGAGCAACAGAGGGCGCTGGAGCGGTACAAGGAGCGCCTCAACAAGTGTGTGACCATGAGCAAAAAGCTGCTTATCGAGAAG tcgaAGCAGGAGAAGAGGACGTGCCGGGACAAAAGCATGCAGGACCGCCTGCGACTGGGCCACTTCACCACCGTGAGACACGGAGCCTCCTTCACCGAGCAATGGACCGACGGATACGCCTTCCAGAACCTCATCAA gcAGCAGGAGAGGATAAACTCTCAgagggaggacatagagagacagaggaagctgCTGGGTAAGAGGAAGCcctctacaaccaccaccaccacagcccaGAGCCTCACCCTcctcactacacccaacaccaTGGAGCCTCCAACTGCCCCCAACAGCTCCGGCACCAACAAACGCAAGAGCAAGACCAACGGACAAGACAACGAAGC GTTGTCGCTTGCAGAATATCACGAGCAGGAGGAGATTTTCAAACTCCGGCTTGGGCATCTAAAGAAG GAGGAGGCAGAGATCCAGGCAGAGCTGGAGAGGTTGGAGCGCGTCAGGAACCTCCACATCCGGGAGTTGAAGAGGATCCACAACGAGGACAACTCCAC ATTTAAAGACCACCCCACGTTGAACGACCGATACCTGCTATTATATCTCCTGGGACGAGGTGGCTTCAGTGAAGTTTACAAG GCCTTTGACCTAACGGAGCAAAGATACGTGGCGGTTAAGATCCACCAGCTCAACAAGAACTGGAGGGATGAGAAGAAGGAGAACTACCACAA GCATGCCTGCAGAGAGTACAGGATCCACAAGGAACTGGACCATCCCCGAATAGTCAAACTGTATGACTACTTCTCACTGGACACAGACTC GTTCTGCACAGTGCTGGAGTTCTGCGAGGGCAACGACCTGGACTTCTACCTGAAGCAGCACAAGCTGATGTCTGAGAAGGAGGGCCGCTCCATCATCATGCAGATCGTCAATGCCCTCAAGTACCTCAACGAGATCCGTCCGCCCATCATCCACTATGACCTCAAGCCAG gcAACATCCTCTTGGTGAACGGCACGGCGTGCGGCGAGATCAAGATCACCGACTTCGGCCTGTCCAAGATCATGGATGACGACAGCTACAACTCTGTGGATGGGATGGAGCTGACCTCCCAGGGAGCAGGGACTTACTG GTACCTGCCCCCAGAGTGTTTTGTGGTCGGCAAGGAACCCCCCAAGATCTCCAACAAGGTGGACGTGTGGTCGGTGGGGGTCATCTTCTACCAGAGCCTCTACGGACgcaag CCATTTGGACACAACCAGTCCCAGCAGGACATCTTGCAGGAGAACACCATACTGAAAGCCAAAGAGGTGCAGTTTCCTCCCAAACCTGTGGTCACCACAGAAGCCAAG